In Nocardia sputorum, a single genomic region encodes these proteins:
- the nuoL gene encoding NADH-quinone oxidoreductase subunit L: MDTATLWLLPALPLAGAVVLLLTGRYADKWGHLLGTAIALASFAVAVLGFADMLGRDTADRAMHQNLFSWVPVAGLQVDFSLQVDQLSMCFALLITGVGSLIHVYSIGYMSHDPARRRFFAYLNLFLAAMLLLVLANNYLVLYLGWEGVGLASYLLIGFWHEKPSAATAAKKAFVVNRVGDMGLAIAMMVMFATFGSIDFGVVFGAAPAASEGTLTAIGLLLLLAACGKSAQVPLQSWLGDAMEGPTPVSALIHAATMVTAGVYLIARSHAIFDLAPNARLGVVLVGAVTLLFGAIIGCAKDDIKKALAASTMSQIGYMVLAAGLGPAGYAVAIMHLLTHGFFKAGLFLGAGSVMHAMDDETDMRRYGGLRTLLPITYVTFGLGYLAIIGVPPFAGFFSKDRIIEAAFNQGGVNGIALGSAALLGAGLTAFYMTRVMLMTFFGERRWKPDTHPHESPAVMTGPMILLALGSVGAGAVFVFGSSLQNWLEPVVGAHHGTETVPAALVTVLALGVVAVGVAVAYSQYAQRDIPETAPETVSALTVAARRDLYGDAVNEAAFMRPGRHLTRALVFLDNRGIDGVVNGTAALIGGLSARARRVQSGFVRSYALSMFTGAALVAAALLAVRLW, from the coding sequence GTGGACACCGCAACGCTGTGGCTGCTGCCCGCCCTCCCCCTGGCGGGCGCTGTCGTCCTGCTGCTGACCGGACGCTACGCCGACAAGTGGGGTCATCTGCTCGGCACCGCGATCGCGCTGGCCTCGTTCGCGGTCGCCGTGCTCGGGTTCGCCGACATGCTCGGCCGCGACACCGCCGACCGCGCGATGCACCAGAACCTGTTCAGCTGGGTCCCGGTGGCCGGCCTGCAGGTCGACTTCTCGCTGCAAGTGGACCAGCTGTCGATGTGCTTCGCGCTGCTGATCACCGGCGTGGGTTCGCTCATCCACGTCTACTCGATCGGCTACATGAGCCACGATCCGGCGCGACGAAGGTTCTTCGCCTACCTGAATCTCTTCCTCGCGGCGATGCTGCTGCTGGTCCTGGCGAACAACTACCTCGTGCTCTACCTCGGCTGGGAGGGCGTCGGCCTCGCCTCCTACCTGCTCATCGGGTTCTGGCACGAGAAGCCCTCGGCGGCAACGGCGGCGAAGAAGGCGTTCGTGGTCAACCGGGTCGGTGACATGGGCTTGGCCATCGCGATGATGGTGATGTTCGCGACGTTCGGGTCGATCGACTTCGGCGTCGTGTTCGGCGCCGCGCCCGCCGCGAGCGAGGGCACGCTCACCGCGATCGGCCTGTTGCTGCTGCTGGCCGCCTGTGGCAAGTCCGCCCAGGTCCCGCTGCAGTCCTGGCTCGGTGACGCGATGGAGGGCCCCACCCCCGTGTCGGCGCTCATCCACGCGGCCACCATGGTCACCGCGGGCGTGTACCTGATCGCGCGCTCCCACGCGATCTTCGACCTCGCGCCGAACGCGCGCCTCGGCGTGGTGCTGGTAGGCGCGGTCACCCTGCTGTTCGGCGCGATCATCGGCTGCGCCAAGGACGACATCAAGAAGGCGCTGGCCGCCTCCACGATGAGCCAGATCGGCTACATGGTGCTGGCCGCCGGACTCGGCCCCGCCGGATACGCCGTCGCCATCATGCACCTGCTCACCCACGGGTTCTTCAAGGCCGGGCTGTTCCTCGGCGCCGGTTCGGTCATGCACGCGATGGACGACGAAACCGACATGCGCCGCTACGGCGGACTGCGCACCCTGCTGCCGATCACCTACGTCACCTTCGGTCTCGGCTACCTGGCCATCATCGGGGTGCCGCCGTTCGCCGGATTCTTCTCCAAGGACCGGATCATCGAAGCGGCGTTCAACCAAGGCGGGGTGAACGGGATCGCGCTCGGCTCGGCGGCGTTGCTCGGCGCGGGCCTGACCGCGTTCTACATGACGCGGGTGATGCTGATGACGTTCTTCGGCGAGCGCCGCTGGAAACCGGACACCCACCCGCACGAGTCTCCCGCGGTGATGACCGGCCCGATGATCCTGCTCGCCCTCGGCTCGGTCGGGGCCGGAGCGGTGTTCGTGTTCGGCTCCTCGCTGCAGAATTGGCTCGAACCGGTCGTCGGCGCCCACCACGGCACCGAGACCGTCCCCGCGGCGCTGGTCACAGTACTCGCGCTCGGCGTGGTCGCCGTCGGCGTCGCGGTCGCCTACTCGCAGTACGCACAACGCGACATCCCCGAGACCGCGCCCGAAACCGTGTCCGCGCTGACCGTGGCCGCGCGCCGCGACCTCTACGGCGACGCGGTCAACGAAGCCGCGTTCATGCGGCCCGGCCGGCATCTGACCCGGGCGCTGGTCTTCCTCGACAACCGCGGCATCGACGGCGTCGTCAACGGCACCGCGGCACTGATCGGCGGGTTGTCCGCACGGGCCCGGCGCGTGCAGTCCGGATTCGTGCGCTCCTACGCCCTGTCCATGTTCACCGGCGCGGCCCTGGTGGCTGCCGCCCTGCTGGCGGTGAGGTTGTGGTGA
- a CDS encoding NADH-quinone oxidoreductase subunit J — translation MTELILAAEPLTRASTGETVQFWILAPLAVLGALGMVFAPKAVHSALCLAATMIALAAFYIAQDALFLGVVQIVVYTGAVMMLFLFVLMLVGVDSAESLKETIRGQRLAAAAVGLGFGLLLSGGIAHGVRESAITFPATGFPGRDVIAELAELIFLRYVWAFELTGALLITATIGAMVLAHREHFGPRTDQRELSRRRFREKGHRATPLPTPGVYARHNAVDIPARLPDGSFEELSVSTILRHRRTRALTEAAVISVGTTPASDGTDNPSDEEGNR, via the coding sequence GTGACCGAACTGATCCTGGCCGCGGAGCCGTTGACCCGCGCCTCCACCGGCGAGACCGTCCAATTCTGGATCCTCGCCCCGCTGGCCGTGCTCGGCGCGCTCGGCATGGTGTTCGCCCCCAAGGCGGTGCATTCCGCGCTGTGCCTGGCCGCCACGATGATCGCGCTGGCCGCGTTCTACATCGCCCAGGACGCGCTGTTCCTCGGCGTGGTGCAGATCGTGGTCTACACCGGCGCGGTGATGATGCTGTTCCTGTTCGTGCTGATGCTCGTCGGTGTCGACTCCGCCGAATCGCTGAAGGAGACCATCCGCGGCCAGCGGCTCGCCGCGGCCGCGGTGGGCCTCGGCTTCGGGCTGCTGCTCAGCGGCGGCATCGCCCACGGCGTGCGGGAGTCCGCGATCACGTTCCCCGCCACCGGGTTCCCCGGTCGCGACGTGATCGCCGAACTGGCCGAGCTGATCTTCCTGCGCTACGTGTGGGCCTTCGAACTCACCGGCGCCCTGCTGATCACCGCCACCATCGGCGCCATGGTGCTGGCCCACCGCGAGCACTTCGGACCACGCACCGATCAGCGCGAACTGTCGCGCCGCCGGTTCCGCGAGAAGGGACACCGCGCGACTCCCCTGCCCACCCCCGGCGTCTACGCCAGGCACAACGCGGTGGACATCCCCGCGCGGCTGCCCGACGGGTCGTTCGAGGAACTGTCGGTCAGCACCATCCTGCGGCACCGCCGCACCAGGGCGCTCACCGAAGCGGCCGTGATCTCGGTCGGCACCACGCCCGCATCGGACGGGACCGACAACCCCAGCGACGAGGAAGGCAACCGGTGA
- the nuoN gene encoding NADH-quinone oxidoreductase subunit NuoN has translation MNVPASATTLAASVPAPSIEYGALSPMLIVFGAAVLGVLAEAFVARRYRYATHLVLSVAGLAAALIAVVALAGTETAAVAGAVAIDGVTLFLQGTILVVSILGVLFIAERGAEPRTQARSGPGTWSRAAAVRERGVDAFTPQASAVPGSAAEAAALRAGVATTEVFPLTLLAVGGLLLFPASNDLLTMFVALEVLSLPLYLLCGLARRKRLLSQEAALKYFLLGAFSSAFFLYGVALLYGQAGTVRLGGIADAIAQHPDNATLAVLGIAMLAVGLLFKIGAVPFQSWVPDVYQGAPTAITAFMAAATKIAAVGALVRVLQVAVPGLRDDWRPILAAVAIATMAVGAVMAITQTDVKRMLAYSSVAHAGFLLTGPVAANDRGVAAVLFYLAAYGIGTLGAFAVVSLVREPDGDEATGLPRWAGLGRRSPWLATVFALFLLSFAGLPLTSGFVSKFAVFEAAASGGAAPLVVIGVICSAVAAFFYLRVIVLMFFTDPPADAPVLVSPPVTTTIVAITAAVTFALGVFPQPLLDLAGQAATFVR, from the coding sequence GTGAACGTCCCGGCCTCCGCTACGACGCTCGCCGCGAGCGTCCCCGCGCCGAGCATCGAATACGGCGCCCTGTCCCCGATGCTCATCGTGTTCGGCGCCGCCGTCCTCGGCGTCCTGGCCGAAGCGTTCGTCGCCCGGCGCTACCGCTATGCCACCCACTTGGTGCTGAGCGTGGCCGGGCTGGCGGCGGCGTTGATCGCCGTGGTGGCGTTGGCGGGCACCGAGACCGCCGCCGTCGCCGGTGCGGTCGCGATCGACGGTGTGACGCTGTTCCTGCAAGGCACCATCCTTGTCGTATCGATCCTGGGAGTGTTGTTCATCGCCGAGCGCGGAGCCGAGCCCCGTACGCAGGCGCGGTCGGGTCCGGGAACCTGGAGCCGCGCCGCCGCTGTTCGGGAACGGGGCGTGGACGCGTTCACGCCGCAGGCATCGGCGGTACCAGGCAGCGCGGCCGAAGCGGCGGCGCTGCGCGCGGGCGTGGCGACCACCGAGGTGTTCCCGCTGACGCTGCTCGCCGTCGGCGGCCTGCTGCTGTTCCCGGCGTCCAACGACCTGCTGACCATGTTCGTCGCCCTCGAAGTGCTGTCGCTTCCGCTGTACCTGCTGTGCGGACTGGCCCGGCGCAAGCGGTTGCTGTCCCAGGAAGCGGCGCTGAAATACTTCCTGCTCGGCGCGTTCTCCTCGGCGTTCTTCCTCTACGGCGTCGCGCTGCTGTACGGCCAGGCGGGTACGGTGCGGCTCGGCGGCATCGCCGACGCGATCGCGCAGCATCCGGACAACGCGACGCTGGCGGTGCTCGGGATCGCGATGCTCGCGGTCGGCCTGCTGTTCAAGATCGGCGCGGTGCCGTTCCAGTCCTGGGTGCCCGACGTTTACCAGGGCGCTCCGACCGCGATCACCGCTTTTATGGCAGCAGCCACCAAGATCGCGGCGGTCGGCGCGCTGGTGCGCGTGCTCCAGGTCGCGGTGCCCGGCCTGCGCGACGACTGGCGGCCCATCCTCGCGGCCGTCGCGATCGCCACCATGGCCGTCGGCGCGGTCATGGCGATCACGCAGACCGACGTCAAACGAATGCTCGCGTATTCCTCGGTGGCGCACGCCGGTTTCCTGCTCACCGGTCCGGTGGCGGCCAACGACCGCGGTGTCGCGGCGGTGCTGTTCTATCTGGCCGCCTACGGTATCGGCACGCTCGGCGCGTTCGCGGTGGTCAGCCTGGTCCGCGAACCGGACGGCGACGAAGCGACCGGCCTGCCGCGATGGGCCGGGCTCGGCCGCCGCTCCCCTTGGCTGGCCACGGTTTTCGCGCTGTTCCTGCTCTCTTTCGCCGGACTGCCGCTCACCAGCGGCTTCGTCAGCAAGTTCGCCGTCTTCGAGGCCGCCGCCTCCGGCGGTGCGGCACCGCTGGTCGTCATCGGCGTGATCTGCAGCGCCGTCGCGGCGTTCTTCTATCTGCGGGTCATCGTGCTGATGTTCTTCACCGACCCGCCCGCCGACGCTCCGGTGCTGGTGTCCCCGCCGGTGACGACAACGATCGTGGCGATCACCGCGGCGGTGACCTTCGCGCTCGGCGTCTTCCCACAGCCGCTGCTCGACCTCGCCGGCCAGGCGGCGACCTTCGTGCGCTGA
- a CDS encoding helix-turn-helix domain-containing protein: MSDAREVLGARLRELRRAAHLTGLELAARCGWHSSKVSRIEGGKQTPSEADLAAWCEACGNTAVLDDLVANARNLQSMYLEWQRTVASGHARRQRQSIDLEAQTTQIRWYAPDTLPGLLQTEGYARAILTACIAVTGGRDDLEDAVAARMARKQVLFRAKHRFHFVVNQAALWRTVGDAATMAEQLAHLLAVMANPRVRLGIIPICADYRAPATNFVIYDRAQVLTETVSAELTITRPSEIALHERTFAILADQAEYGDRARALIAKALERRRGS, translated from the coding sequence GTGTCGGACGCACGCGAGGTGCTGGGCGCGCGCCTGCGTGAACTACGTCGTGCCGCCCACCTGACCGGCCTGGAGCTGGCCGCGAGATGCGGCTGGCATTCCAGCAAGGTGTCGCGGATCGAGGGCGGCAAGCAGACGCCTTCGGAGGCGGATCTCGCCGCGTGGTGCGAGGCGTGCGGCAATACCGCCGTGCTGGACGATTTGGTCGCCAACGCGCGCAATCTGCAGTCTATGTACCTGGAATGGCAGCGCACCGTCGCCTCCGGGCACGCGCGCAGGCAACGGCAGTCGATCGATCTGGAGGCGCAGACCACGCAGATCCGCTGGTACGCCCCGGACACCTTGCCGGGACTGCTGCAAACCGAGGGCTACGCGCGCGCGATCCTGACCGCCTGCATCGCGGTCACCGGTGGACGCGACGACCTGGAGGACGCGGTGGCCGCGCGCATGGCCCGCAAGCAAGTGCTCTTCCGGGCCAAGCACCGGTTCCATTTCGTGGTCAACCAGGCCGCGCTGTGGCGCACGGTCGGCGACGCCGCCACCATGGCCGAACAACTCGCGCACCTGCTGGCCGTGATGGCCAACCCCAGGGTGCGGCTGGGCATCATCCCGATTTGCGCCGACTACCGCGCCCCCGCGACGAACTTCGTCATCTACGACCGCGCGCAGGTGCTCACCGAGACGGTCTCGGCCGAGCTCACCATCACGCGTCCGTCGGAAATCGCTCTGCACGAGCGGACCTTCGCGATCCTCGCCGACCAAGCCGAGTACGGCGATCGCGCCCGCGCGCTGATCGCTAAGGCGCTGGAACGCCGCCGCGGCAGCTGA
- the nuoK gene encoding NADH-quinone oxidoreductase subunit NuoK, translating into MNPENYLFLSALLFTIGAAGVLLRRNAIVVFMCIELMLNAVNLAFVTFARMHDDLDGQVFAFFTMVVAAAEVVVGLAIIMTIFRARRSTSVDDANLLKF; encoded by the coding sequence GTGAATCCCGAGAACTACCTGTTCCTGTCCGCCCTGCTGTTCACCATCGGCGCGGCCGGAGTGCTGCTGCGGCGCAACGCCATCGTGGTGTTCATGTGCATCGAGCTGATGCTCAACGCGGTGAACCTCGCGTTCGTCACCTTCGCCCGGATGCACGACGACCTCGACGGGCAGGTGTTCGCGTTCTTCACGATGGTGGTCGCCGCGGCCGAGGTGGTCGTCGGCCTGGCCATCATCATGACCATCTTCCGCGCCCGCCGCTCGACCTCGGTCGACGACGCCAACCTGCTGAAGTTCTGA
- a CDS encoding DUF6879 family protein, giving the protein MLHVVGDRCFEPLFRAARFRAFHLEVRDHYVMEDEQEALRRFDAGVAYEREEQPESWKAWDALMVESATRGVTLERLRVVTVPHTGYTRWLVSATDDNIATGETVRWLPRHLIDPLDLPSDDYWLFDTNLLAFNTFAENGAFMGLSITTDPALIARYLQVRERLWPKGIDHQRYSESEHVPE; this is encoded by the coding sequence ATGTTGCACGTCGTCGGCGACCGCTGTTTCGAGCCGCTCTTCCGGGCGGCTCGATTCCGTGCCTTCCATCTGGAGGTTCGAGACCACTACGTGATGGAGGACGAGCAGGAAGCCTTGCGCCGCTTCGATGCCGGAGTAGCGTACGAGCGAGAGGAACAGCCCGAGTCGTGGAAAGCCTGGGACGCTCTGATGGTCGAGTCAGCCACGCGCGGGGTCACGCTCGAGCGGCTGCGCGTCGTGACCGTCCCGCACACCGGCTACACCCGATGGCTGGTGTCGGCGACCGACGACAACATCGCCACCGGCGAGACCGTGCGCTGGCTGCCGCGGCATCTGATCGACCCACTCGATCTGCCCTCCGACGATTACTGGCTGTTCGACACGAACCTCCTCGCCTTCAACACCTTCGCGGAGAACGGGGCGTTCATGGGGCTGTCGATCACCACCGACCCGGCGCTGATCGCCCGCTACCTGCAGGTGCGGGAACGACTGTGGCCCAAGGGCATCGATCATCAACGATATTCCGAGAGTGAGCACGTACCCGAGTGA
- the nuoH gene encoding NADH-quinone oxidoreductase subunit NuoH: protein MSDLATLVASSAVAHAAASDPYTPAGFGHDPLWLVIAKAVAVFIYLMLIPLIAVLAERKIVARMQMRIGPNRTGPFGSLQSIADGVKMALKEDIVPAIVDKPIYILAPVISVVPAFMAFAVIPLGPQVSVFGVTTPLQLTDLPVAVLYILAITSIGVYGIVLAGWSSGSTYPLLGGLRSTAQVISYEIAMALCFATVFLLGGTMATSGIVSAQEGTWYVFLLLPSFLIYCVSMVGETNRAPFDLPEAEGELVGGFHTEYSSLKFAMFMLAEYVNMGTVSALATTLFLGGWRAPWPLNMWDGANSGWWPVLWFTAKVWTFLFVFIWLRGTLPRLRYDQFMNLGWKLLIPTSLAWVMVVATARVLQAEGYPVQTPILVIGGVLVTGLLVLQFLRAGRAGATPPPVEEPAAADATDSTVFLGFPVPPLPADAHARDATRAKAGLFEPLSGFAVTAATMFKKPNTEFYPEQKTPTAPRYHGRHQLNRHPDGLEKCIGCELCAWACPADAIYVEGADNTETERFSPGERYGRVYQINYLRCIGCGLCIEACPTRALTMTNDYEMTDDNRADLIYEKDRLLAPLQPGMTAPPHAMHPGADEADYYLGRVPGAAPATNGATATDAPRRPATTGVEGATR from the coding sequence ATGAGTGATCTCGCCACACTCGTCGCTTCGTCCGCGGTGGCGCACGCCGCGGCCTCGGATCCGTACACTCCCGCGGGCTTCGGACACGACCCGCTGTGGCTCGTGATCGCCAAAGCCGTGGCCGTCTTCATCTATCTGATGCTGATTCCGCTGATCGCCGTGCTCGCGGAACGAAAGATCGTGGCGCGCATGCAGATGCGGATCGGCCCGAACCGGACCGGGCCGTTCGGCTCCCTGCAGAGCATCGCCGACGGCGTGAAGATGGCCCTCAAGGAGGACATCGTCCCGGCGATCGTGGACAAGCCGATCTACATCTTGGCGCCGGTCATCTCGGTGGTGCCCGCCTTCATGGCGTTCGCGGTGATCCCGCTCGGGCCGCAGGTGTCGGTCTTCGGCGTCACCACCCCGCTGCAGCTCACCGATCTGCCGGTGGCGGTGCTGTACATCCTCGCGATCACCTCCATCGGCGTCTACGGCATCGTGCTGGCCGGCTGGTCGTCGGGATCCACCTATCCGCTGCTGGGCGGGTTGCGCTCCACCGCGCAGGTCATCTCCTACGAGATCGCCATGGCGCTGTGCTTCGCGACGGTGTTCCTGCTCGGGGGCACCATGGCCACCTCCGGCATCGTGTCCGCGCAGGAAGGCACCTGGTATGTGTTCCTGCTGCTGCCGTCGTTCCTGATCTACTGCGTCTCGATGGTCGGCGAGACCAACCGGGCGCCGTTCGATCTGCCCGAGGCCGAGGGCGAGCTGGTCGGCGGCTTCCACACCGAGTACTCCTCGCTCAAGTTCGCCATGTTCATGCTGGCCGAATACGTCAACATGGGCACCGTGTCCGCGCTGGCCACCACCTTGTTCCTGGGTGGCTGGCGGGCGCCGTGGCCGCTGAACATGTGGGACGGCGCGAACTCCGGGTGGTGGCCGGTGCTGTGGTTCACCGCCAAAGTCTGGACGTTCCTGTTCGTGTTCATCTGGCTGCGCGGCACCCTGCCCCGGCTGCGCTACGACCAATTCATGAACCTGGGCTGGAAACTGCTGATCCCGACCTCGCTGGCATGGGTCATGGTGGTGGCCACCGCGCGGGTGCTGCAAGCTGAGGGCTATCCGGTGCAGACCCCGATCCTCGTGATCGGCGGCGTGCTGGTCACCGGCCTGCTGGTGTTGCAGTTCCTGCGGGCAGGCCGGGCCGGGGCGACCCCGCCACCGGTCGAGGAACCCGCCGCCGCGGATGCCACCGATTCGACGGTCTTCCTCGGTTTCCCGGTGCCGCCGCTGCCCGCCGACGCGCACGCGCGCGACGCCACCCGCGCCAAAGCGGGCCTGTTCGAGCCGCTGTCCGGGTTCGCGGTCACCGCCGCGACCATGTTCAAGAAGCCCAACACCGAGTTCTATCCCGAACAGAAGACGCCGACCGCGCCGCGCTACCACGGCAGGCACCAGCTCAACCGCCATCCCGACGGCCTGGAGAAGTGCATCGGCTGCGAACTGTGCGCGTGGGCCTGCCCGGCGGACGCGATCTACGTCGAAGGCGCCGACAACACCGAGACCGAACGGTTCTCCCCCGGTGAGCGATACGGGCGGGTCTATCAGATCAACTACCTGCGCTGCATCGGCTGCGGCTTGTGCATCGAGGCCTGCCCCACCCGGGCGCTGACGATGACCAACGACTACGAGATGACCGACGACAACCGAGCCGATCTCATCTACGAGAAGGACCGGTTGCTCGCCCCGCTGCAGCCCGGGATGACCGCGCCGCCGCACGCCATGCACCCCGGCGCCGACGAGGCGGACTACTACCTCGGCCGGGTGCCCGGCGCCGCGCCGGCCACCAACGGAGCCACGGCGACCGATGCGCCCCGGCGACCCGCCACCACAGGCGTGGAAGGAGCGACACGGTGA
- a CDS encoding NADH-quinone oxidoreductase subunit M: MNEFPWLTTLWLAPVVGAAIVLVLPAAQRTLARAVALGFSVLVLGIGIGLAVRFDTAGGQYQFVESHQWIPAFGAGYTLGLDGIALVLVLLTAALVPLLILAGWHDEREVGSGKRVAHTYVALTLLVEAMVLVSFVALDILLFYVFFEAMLIPMYFLIGGFGPRTGDALLRRQRSRAAVKFLLYNLFGGLIMLAAVIGLYVLTAREGLGEGSAGTFDFRTVVAAANTGQLGAGPAVLNALFLGFMFAFAVKAPLWPLHTWLPDAAVAATPSSAVLMMAVVDKVGTFGMLRYCLLLFPGASDTYAPLVITLAVIGIVYGALLAIGQTDVMRLIAYTSISHFGFIILGVFAMTSQGQTGATLYMVNHGISTAALFLVAGFLVSRRGTRLIAEYGGVQKVAPVLAGTFFIAGLATLSLPGLAPFVSEFLVLIGTFTRYQFAAVVAASALVLAALYILWLYQQMMTGPVKKGNERIYDLAPREVAVVVPLIVALLFLGIYPKVLTDFINPAVSQTLTTIGRNDPAPSTPPLPEAGSAHQSGGAHK; encoded by the coding sequence GTGAACGAGTTCCCCTGGTTGACGACGCTGTGGCTGGCCCCGGTCGTCGGTGCGGCGATCGTACTGGTACTGCCTGCCGCGCAGCGCACCCTCGCTCGAGCCGTGGCACTGGGCTTCTCGGTGCTCGTCCTGGGTATCGGCATCGGGCTGGCCGTGCGGTTCGATACCGCCGGAGGCCAATACCAGTTCGTCGAATCCCACCAATGGATTCCGGCGTTCGGCGCCGGCTACACCCTCGGCCTCGACGGCATCGCGCTGGTCCTGGTGCTGCTGACCGCGGCGCTGGTGCCCCTGCTGATCCTGGCGGGCTGGCACGACGAACGCGAAGTCGGCAGCGGCAAACGGGTGGCCCACACCTACGTCGCGCTCACTCTGCTCGTCGAGGCGATGGTGCTGGTCTCCTTCGTCGCCCTGGACATCTTGCTGTTCTACGTGTTCTTCGAGGCGATGCTCATCCCGATGTACTTCCTCATCGGCGGGTTCGGGCCGCGCACCGGGGATGCCCTGCTGCGCAGGCAGCGTTCCCGTGCGGCGGTGAAATTCCTGCTCTACAACTTGTTCGGCGGGTTGATCATGCTGGCGGCGGTGATCGGGTTGTACGTCCTCACCGCGCGCGAAGGGCTGGGCGAGGGATCCGCGGGCACGTTCGATTTCCGCACGGTGGTCGCCGCCGCCAACACCGGGCAGCTCGGCGCCGGGCCCGCGGTGCTCAATGCCCTGTTCCTCGGCTTCATGTTCGCCTTCGCGGTCAAGGCCCCGCTGTGGCCGCTGCACACCTGGCTGCCCGACGCCGCCGTCGCGGCGACGCCGTCCAGCGCCGTGCTGATGATGGCGGTGGTCGACAAAGTGGGCACCTTCGGCATGCTGCGCTACTGCCTGCTCCTTTTCCCCGGCGCGTCGGACACCTATGCGCCGCTGGTGATCACGCTCGCGGTGATCGGCATCGTGTACGGCGCCCTGCTGGCCATCGGGCAGACCGACGTGATGCGCCTGATCGCCTACACCTCGATCTCCCACTTCGGCTTCATCATCCTCGGCGTCTTCGCCATGACCAGCCAGGGCCAAACCGGCGCGACGCTGTACATGGTCAACCACGGCATCTCCACCGCCGCGCTGTTCCTGGTGGCCGGATTCCTGGTCTCGCGGCGCGGTACCCGGCTCATCGCCGAGTACGGTGGCGTGCAGAAGGTGGCTCCCGTGCTGGCAGGCACCTTCTTCATCGCCGGTCTGGCGACGCTGTCGCTGCCGGGGCTCGCCCCCTTCGTCAGTGAATTCCTGGTGCTGATCGGGACATTCACCCGCTACCAGTTCGCTGCCGTGGTCGCCGCCAGCGCGCTGGTGCTCGCGGCTCTCTACATTCTGTGGCTCTACCAGCAGATGATGACCGGGCCGGTGAAGAAGGGCAACGAGCGCATCTATGATCTCGCGCCGCGCGAAGTCGCCGTGGTGGTGCCGCTGATCGTCGCGCTGCTGTTCCTCGGCATCTATCCGAAGGTCCTGACCGACTTCATCAATCCCGCGGTGAGCCAGACGCTCACCACCATCGGCCGCAACGATCCCGCGCCCTCGACACCACCACTGCCGGAAGCGGGATCGGCCCACCAGTCCGGAGGTGCCCACAAGTGA